Proteins from a genomic interval of Pseudomonas versuta:
- a CDS encoding Lrp/AsnC family transcriptional regulator, protein MPIALDRTDKALLNALQGNARLTIAELAEKVSLTTSPCWRRVKLLEDSGLISGYQAVLSPKELGYGVTAFVSLMMASHTREMARNFEQRLLDIPEIIACHNISGRYDFLLEVVAKDLESFGEFAREVLQTLPAVKEIYSSFSFKSVKPYRVIPMLP, encoded by the coding sequence ATGCCAATTGCTCTGGATCGGACCGATAAAGCTTTGCTCAACGCCCTGCAAGGCAACGCACGCTTGACCATCGCCGAGCTGGCCGAGAAGGTTTCGTTGACCACGTCACCCTGTTGGCGAAGGGTCAAGTTACTGGAGGACAGCGGGCTGATCAGCGGCTATCAGGCGGTTCTCTCGCCCAAGGAGTTGGGTTATGGGGTGACGGCTTTCGTGAGCCTGATGATGGCTTCGCACACCAGGGAAATGGCCAGGAACTTTGAACAGCGTTTGCTGGATATACCCGAGATTATCGCCTGCCATAACATCTCGGGTCGTTACGACTTCTTGCTTGAAGTGGTGGCCAAAGACCTGGAGTCCTTCGGTGAATTTGCCCGCGAGGTATTGCAAACCTTGCCTGCGGTAAAGGAAATCTATTCAAGCTTCTCGTTCAAGTCGGTCAAGCCGTATCGAGTGATCCCGATGCTGCCCTGA
- a CDS encoding DUF3087 family protein, whose protein sequence is MFEIKPVSPEVYRQKTRRSTLYIALTFAALALLVSGLAVGLMGVEGGDNFRLNLAGVMVALIMTIALVRFNFWSQPWMAPAVYGWQLKRSLMKVTNVMHHVTAGVMAGDVTAMKLLRFYHLGVTQMYQLDANSSALSQMVHEIDLHKARLEALGIETEQTRLDPAWLEAVKQFAPLK, encoded by the coding sequence ATGTTTGAAATAAAACCGGTCAGCCCCGAAGTTTATCGCCAGAAAACCCGACGCAGCACTCTCTACATCGCGTTGACCTTTGCGGCGTTGGCGCTACTGGTGTCCGGGCTGGCAGTGGGGCTGATGGGAGTGGAGGGGGGGGATAATTTTCGTTTGAATCTGGCAGGCGTCATGGTGGCCCTGATCATGACCATTGCCCTGGTGAGGTTCAATTTCTGGTCGCAGCCCTGGATGGCACCGGCGGTGTATGGCTGGCAGCTCAAGCGCAGCCTGATGAAAGTCACCAACGTCATGCACCATGTGACGGCAGGAGTCATGGCCGGCGATGTGACGGCCATGAAGCTGTTGCGCTTTTATCATCTGGGCGTGACCCAGATGTACCAGCTGGACGCTAACTCCAGTGCGTTGAGCCAGATGGTTCACGAGATTGATCTGCACAAGGCGCGCCTGGAGGCGCTTGGCATCGAGACGGAGCAGACCCGGCTGGATCCTGCCTGGCTGGAGGCGGTCAAACAGTTTGCGCCGTTGAAATGA
- a CDS encoding LysR family transcriptional regulator, whose protein sequence is MNMRFLLTFVWVARLGSFRLTAEKLSTTQAAISSRISVLETELGVQLFQRDSRGVNLTREGHKVLGYAEEMLATQQRLHQSLGLADSFAGRLRIGVMDTVIHSWLSELISALSRDYPQVEVELTADTALNLGEQLLKGQLDLIFQTDLLRADGVRNLQLASYPLSWVVARNGALDRSYTSLADLCQERLLTFSRHSRPHQDMLNFLHQQGIPAPRISCINSVAAIIKLVADGFGIGALPPVLVSRELQSGAMIALAIETAPGFSVYASWRAGAGLELNEAVVNLSQAVVAEYQRSVLPAHFILPSN, encoded by the coding sequence ATGAATATGCGTTTTCTTCTTACATTCGTCTGGGTGGCGCGTCTTGGCAGTTTTCGCCTGACCGCGGAAAAGCTTTCAACCACCCAGGCGGCGATATCCAGTCGCATTTCAGTGCTCGAAACCGAGCTGGGTGTGCAGTTGTTCCAGCGCGATTCGCGTGGGGTGAACCTGACGCGCGAGGGCCACAAGGTGCTGGGGTACGCCGAGGAAATGCTCGCGACCCAGCAACGCCTGCATCAGTCCCTTGGCCTGGCCGACAGCTTTGCCGGGCGCTTGCGTATCGGGGTCATGGACACCGTGATTCACAGTTGGCTGAGCGAGTTGATCAGCGCCCTTAGCCGCGACTACCCGCAGGTCGAAGTCGAGCTGACTGCCGATACCGCGCTGAACCTGGGCGAGCAATTGCTCAAAGGCCAGCTGGACCTGATTTTCCAGACGGATCTGCTACGGGCGGACGGGGTGCGCAACCTGCAACTGGCCAGTTACCCCCTGAGCTGGGTCGTGGCCCGTAATGGCGCACTGGATCGCAGTTACACCAGCCTGGCGGACCTGTGTCAGGAGCGGCTACTGACCTTCTCCCGGCACTCGCGACCGCATCAGGACATGCTCAACTTTCTGCATCAGCAAGGCATCCCGGCGCCGCGGATCAGCTGCATCAATTCGGTGGCAGCCATTATCAAGCTGGTCGCCGACGGATTCGGCATTGGCGCCTTGCCGCCGGTACTGGTCAGCCGTGAATTGCAGAGCGGGGCGATGATCGCCTTGGCGATCGAGACTGCGCCGGGTTTTTCGGTATACGCCAGTTGGCGCGCGGGGGCGGGCCTGGAGCTGAACGAGGCGGTGGTAAACCTGAGCCAGGCAGTCGTGGCCGAGTATCAGCGCAGCGTGTTACCGGCGCACTTCATATTGCCGAGCAACTGA
- the ppnN gene encoding nucleotide 5'-monophosphate nucleosidase PpnN — MVQRQVINASVSPKGSLETLSQREVQQLSEVGSGSSYTLFRQCVLAILNTGAQVDNAKTILEAYQDFEVRIHQQDRGVRLELLNAPADAFVDGEMIASTREMLFSALRDIVYTQSGLDSPRIDLSSSAGITDYVFHLLRNARTLRPGVDPKIVVCWGGHSINTEEYKYTKKVGHELGLRSLDICTGCGPGVMKGPMKGATISHAKQRLTGGRYLGLTEPGIIAAEAPNPIVNELVILPDIEKRLEAFVRVGHGVIIFPGGAGTAEEFLYLLGILMHPDNSDVPFPVILTGPKEAAPYLQQLHEFVGATLGESAQTHYQIIIDNPAEVARQMTSGLKAVKKFRRERNDAFHFNWLLKIDEGFQRPFEPTHANMASLKLRSDMPAHELAINLRQAFSGIVSGNVKEKGIHLIEQHGPYEIHGDPAIMKPLDKLLHAFVEQHRMKLPGGADYVPCYRVVS; from the coding sequence ATGGTTCAAAGACAAGTCATCAACGCTTCGGTCAGCCCTAAAGGCAGCCTGGAGACGCTATCGCAACGTGAAGTCCAGCAACTGAGCGAAGTCGGCTCAGGCAGCAGTTACACACTGTTTCGCCAATGCGTGCTGGCGATTCTCAATACAGGGGCCCAGGTCGATAACGCTAAAACCATCCTTGAGGCGTATCAGGATTTCGAGGTGCGGATTCATCAGCAAGACCGTGGTGTTCGCCTCGAGCTGCTCAATGCGCCGGCGGATGCATTCGTTGATGGTGAAATGATTGCCAGTACTCGCGAGATGCTGTTCAGCGCCCTGCGAGACATTGTCTACACCCAAAGCGGCCTGGACAGCCCGCGCATCGACCTGAGTTCCTCTGCAGGCATCACTGACTACGTATTCCACCTACTGCGCAATGCCCGCACCCTGCGCCCTGGGGTAGATCCCAAGATTGTTGTGTGCTGGGGCGGGCACTCGATCAATACCGAAGAATACAAGTACACCAAAAAGGTCGGCCACGAACTGGGCCTGCGCAGTCTGGACATTTGCACCGGCTGCGGGCCGGGCGTAATGAAGGGCCCCATGAAGGGCGCCACTATCTCCCACGCCAAGCAACGTTTGACGGGCGGGCGTTATCTGGGGCTGACCGAACCGGGCATCATCGCTGCCGAAGCGCCGAACCCTATCGTCAACGAACTGGTGATCCTGCCGGACATCGAAAAACGCCTTGAGGCCTTTGTGCGGGTAGGCCACGGCGTGATTATTTTCCCGGGCGGCGCCGGGACTGCCGAGGAGTTCCTGTATCTGCTGGGCATCCTGATGCACCCGGATAACAGCGATGTACCCTTCCCCGTCATCCTGACCGGTCCCAAGGAAGCAGCCCCTTATCTGCAGCAGCTGCATGAATTTGTCGGCGCCACGCTGGGTGAATCGGCGCAGACCCATTACCAGATCATCATCGACAACCCGGCCGAAGTGGCCCGGCAAATGACCTCGGGTCTCAAGGCGGTGAAAAAGTTCCGCCGCGAGCGCAATGATGCGTTCCACTTCAACTGGCTATTGAAAATTGATGAGGGGTTCCAGCGTCCGTTCGAGCCGACCCACGCCAATATGGCCAGCCTGAAATTGCGCAGCGACATGCCTGCCCATGAACTGGCGATCAACCTGCGTCAGGCTTTTTCCGGGATTGTGTCGGGCAACGTGAAAGAGAAAGGCATTCACCTGATCGAACAGCACGGCCCGTACGAAATTCACGGTGACCCTGCAATCATGAAACCGCTGGATAAATTGCTGCACGCATTTGTTGAGCAGCACCGCATGAAACTGCCGGGCGGCGCGGACTATGTGCCCTGCTATCGCGTAGTCAGCTAA
- a CDS encoding DUF969 domain-containing protein has protein sequence MQTVVNLWPLIGVLVIIAGFVLRFNPLLVVSAAAIVTGLAAHFPLEKIITLMGEGFLQTRALQLILLLPLAVIGLLERHGLRLHAQNWIASFQRATVGRLLIMYLFVREATAAVGLTSLGGHPQMVRPLLAPMAEGAAENKYGKLPDKVRHKVLAMCAATDNIGLFFGEDIFVAFGAIALMHTFLLGSGLDVEPLHIAFWGIPTAICAFIIHALRLYRFDLMLSRSMAEVAQADADAAQELAR, from the coding sequence ATGCAAACCGTCGTAAATCTATGGCCCCTGATTGGCGTGCTCGTCATCATCGCGGGCTTTGTACTGCGCTTTAACCCACTGCTGGTGGTGAGCGCGGCGGCTATCGTCACCGGCCTTGCGGCCCATTTCCCGCTGGAAAAAATCATCACCCTGATGGGCGAAGGCTTTCTCCAGACCCGCGCCCTGCAACTGATTCTGCTATTACCCCTGGCCGTGATCGGCCTGCTGGAACGTCATGGTTTGCGCCTGCATGCGCAAAACTGGATCGCCAGCTTCCAGCGGGCGACGGTCGGGCGGCTGCTGATCATGTATCTGTTTGTGCGCGAGGCGACCGCTGCGGTGGGCCTGACCAGCCTGGGCGGCCATCCACAAATGGTGCGCCCGTTGCTCGCGCCCATGGCCGAAGGCGCTGCCGAAAATAAATACGGCAAGCTGCCGGACAAGGTGCGACACAAGGTGCTGGCCATGTGCGCCGCCACCGATAACATCGGTCTGTTCTTTGGCGAAGACATTTTCGTCGCCTTTGGTGCAATCGCCCTGATGCATACCTTCCTGCTGGGCTCGGGGCTGGATGTCGAGCCGCTGCACATCGCCTTCTGGGGCATCCCGACCGCCATTTGCGCCTTTATCATTCATGCATTGCGCCTGTATCGCTTCGACCTGATGCTCTCACGCAGCATGGCCGAAGTGGCCCAGGCCGATGCTGACGCGGCGCAGGAGCTGGCACGATGA
- a CDS encoding methionine gamma-lyase, giving the protein MTDNKNNFGFSTRAIHHGYDPLQNNGALIPPIYLTSTFAFATVEYGAACFAGEQSGHFYTRISNPTLALLESRMAALENGEAGVAFSSGMGAIASTFWTLLRPGDEIIVNRTLYGCTFALLHHGIGEFGVKVKHVDMSDLAELEAAIGPATRMIYFETPANPNMKLVDIAAVSGIAHQHPDIVVVIDNTYCTPYLQRPLEMGADVVVHSATKYLSGHSDITAGIVVTSQALADRIRLQGLKDLTGAVMSPQDAYLLMRGLKTLALRMDRHCSSARVIAGFLQDHPAVEWVAYPGLPSFPQHSLASRQMKLPGGMIAFELKGGLAAGQRFMNALQLFSRAVSLGGAESLAQHPASMTHSTYTPEERTRHDISEGLVRLAIGLEDLADLLTDIEQALKA; this is encoded by the coding sequence ATGACTGACAACAAGAATAACTTCGGCTTTTCTACCCGTGCGATTCATCACGGCTACGACCCATTGCAGAATAACGGCGCGTTGATCCCCCCGATTTACCTGACCTCCACCTTCGCCTTTGCCACCGTCGAATACGGCGCGGCCTGTTTTGCCGGGGAACAAAGCGGGCATTTCTACACCCGCATCTCCAACCCGACCCTGGCCCTGCTTGAATCGCGCATGGCGGCCCTGGAGAACGGCGAAGCAGGCGTGGCATTCAGCTCCGGCATGGGGGCTATTGCCTCAACCTTCTGGACCCTGCTGCGGCCCGGCGATGAAATCATCGTCAACCGCACGTTATACGGCTGTACCTTTGCCCTGTTACACCACGGCATCGGCGAATTCGGGGTCAAGGTCAAGCATGTCGACATGTCCGACCTGGCCGAGCTTGAAGCAGCGATCGGCCCGGCAACGCGCATGATCTACTTCGAAACACCGGCCAACCCGAACATGAAGCTGGTGGATATCGCTGCCGTCTCGGGGATTGCCCATCAGCACCCGGACATTGTCGTGGTCATCGACAACACCTACTGCACCCCGTACCTGCAGCGGCCGCTGGAAATGGGCGCCGATGTGGTGGTGCATTCAGCCACCAAGTACCTCAGCGGGCACAGCGACATTACCGCGGGCATCGTCGTTACCAGTCAGGCCCTGGCTGACCGGATTCGCCTGCAAGGCCTCAAGGACCTTACCGGAGCTGTGATGTCGCCCCAGGATGCGTATCTGCTGATGCGTGGCCTCAAGACCCTGGCCCTGCGCATGGACCGCCATTGCAGCAGTGCTCGCGTGATAGCCGGTTTTTTACAGGATCACCCGGCAGTGGAATGGGTCGCCTACCCCGGCCTGCCCTCTTTCCCACAGCACTCACTGGCCTCCCGGCAAATGAAACTGCCGGGGGGCATGATTGCCTTTGAACTCAAGGGCGGCCTTGCTGCCGGCCAGCGCTTCATGAACGCGCTGCAACTGTTCAGCCGCGCAGTCAGCCTGGGCGGCGCGGAGTCACTGGCGCAACATCCCGCGAGCATGACCCACTCCACCTACACCCCGGAAGAACGGACGCGGCATGATATTTCCGAAGGGCTGGTACGCCTGGCAATCGGCCTGGAAGACCTTGCCGATTTGCTGACGGATATCGAGCAGGCACTGAAAGCCTGA